The Cytobacillus oceanisediminis genomic interval AAGGCGAGTTCTTCGTTATTATCGGTCCGAGCGGCTCTGGAAAAACTACCGTTCTGAAAATGATTAATAGACTGATTCCTTTGACTTCAGGAACGATATCCATTAAAGGCAAACGGATAAGTGACTATGACATTCATGAGCTCCGCTGGGATATTGGATATGTCCTCCAGCAGATTGCCCTTTTTCCTCACATGACAATTGGGGAAAACATCGCGATCGTACCGGAGCTAAAGAACTGGGAACAGGGGAAAATCAAAGAACGGATTGATGAGTTATTGGAAATGGTCGGATTGGAGCCTGACATCTACCGCAGCCGAAAGCCGCATGAACTCTCAGGGGGACAGCAGCAAAGAGTGGGTGTAACAAGAGCGCTGGCAGCCAATCCGCCCATCATCCTGATGGACGAGCCTTTTAGTGCGCTGGATCCCCTTAGCAGGGAAAAGCTTCAGGATGACCTAATCCATCTTCAGAAAAAAATAAAGAAAACAATCGTCTTTGTCACACATGATATGAAGGAAGCTTTAAAGCTCGGTGACCGGATTTGCGTCATGAAGGACGGGGAAATCGTCCAAATTGGCACGCCAGAAGAGCTGCTTGCTAATCCGGAGAACGAATTTGTCCGGCAGTTTGTCGGGGAAGAGCAGGGACCGTACATAGAGGGATTCAGCCTTCATGATATCCTCCTGCCGAATTTAGAAACCGAACAGAACGGGGCAATCATTTCCG includes:
- a CDS encoding ABC transporter ATP-binding protein, which produces MIQFDNVSKQYGDGTKAVDSINLHIKEGEFFVIIGPSGSGKTTVLKMINRLIPLTSGTISIKGKRISDYDIHELRWDIGYVLQQIALFPHMTIGENIAIVPELKNWEQGKIKERIDELLEMVGLEPDIYRSRKPHELSGGQQQRVGVTRALAANPPIILMDEPFSALDPLSREKLQDDLIHLQKKIKKTIVFVTHDMKEALKLGDRICVMKDGEIVQIGTPEELLANPENEFVRQFVGEEQGPYIEGFSLHDILLPNLETEQNGAIISVSATLEETLSLLAAHEELAVEEGGNIIGMVNRQAVIRKLAGSTQKEVRS